A genomic window from Leptolyngbya sp. BL0902 includes:
- the petH gene encoding ferredoxin--NADP reductase: MYNPSVSGGNASSLAGSRLFLYEVQGLRQNAETDKMTTSIRKSGSVFITVPYNRMNQEMQRITRMGGKIVSIRPMEAVGAIANATPTVIESAPVTPEPTAKPMTQATPKAKKADVPVNIYKPNSPYVGKVLSNEPLVGEGGLGLVQHITFDLSEGDLHYVEGQSIGIIPEGTDANGKPHKLRLYSIASTRHGDHMDDKTVSLCVRQLEYKSPESGETVYGVCSTYLCNIEPGADVKITGPVGKEMLLPDDPDATIIMLATGTGIAPFRAYLWRMFKEAERKANSDYQFKGLAWLIFGVPYTPNILYKEELEAIQNEYPDNFRLTYAISREQQNAEGGRMYIQHRVAEHAAELWQLMQKPNTHTYMCGLKGMEDGIDEGMSAEASKHGVDWTEFRKQMKKEHRWHVETY; the protein is encoded by the coding sequence ATGTACAATCCAAGTGTGAGCGGCGGCAACGCCAGCAGCCTCGCTGGTAGCCGTTTATTTTTATACGAGGTGCAGGGTCTGCGCCAAAATGCAGAAACCGACAAGATGACCACCTCCATTCGCAAGAGTGGCAGCGTTTTCATCACGGTGCCCTACAACCGTATGAACCAAGAAATGCAGCGGATCACCCGCATGGGCGGTAAAATTGTCAGCATCCGCCCCATGGAAGCCGTGGGAGCCATCGCCAACGCCACCCCGACGGTGATTGAGTCAGCGCCTGTGACCCCTGAACCCACAGCGAAGCCCATGACTCAAGCCACCCCCAAGGCCAAAAAGGCCGATGTTCCCGTCAACATCTACAAGCCCAATTCTCCCTACGTCGGTAAGGTACTGTCCAACGAGCCCCTCGTTGGCGAAGGTGGTCTCGGCCTAGTTCAACACATCACCTTTGACCTGTCCGAGGGCGACCTGCACTACGTCGAAGGCCAAAGCATTGGCATCATCCCCGAAGGCACCGACGCCAACGGCAAGCCCCACAAGCTGCGCCTCTACTCCATCGCCTCCACCCGCCACGGCGACCACATGGACGACAAAACCGTCTCCCTGTGCGTGCGCCAGCTAGAGTACAAGAGCCCCGAATCCGGCGAAACCGTCTACGGCGTGTGCTCCACCTACCTGTGCAACATCGAGCCCGGTGCCGATGTGAAAATCACGGGGCCAGTGGGCAAAGAAATGCTGCTGCCCGATGATCCCGACGCCACCATCATCATGCTGGCCACCGGGACGGGGATCGCGCCCTTCCGCGCCTACCTGTGGCGCATGTTCAAGGAAGCTGAGCGCAAGGCCAACTCCGACTACCAGTTCAAGGGGCTGGCTTGGCTGATCTTTGGAGTACCCTACACCCCCAACATTCTCTACAAAGAAGAGTTGGAAGCCATCCAAAACGAATACCCCGACAACTTCCGCCTCACCTACGCCATCAGCCGCGAACAGCAAAATGCCGAGGGTGGCCGGATGTACATCCAGCACCGGGTGGCCGAACACGCCGCTGAACTATGGCAACTGATGCAGAAGCCCAACACCCACACCTATATGTGCGGTCTCAAGGGTATGGAAGACGGCATCGATGAAGGCATGTCCGCCGAAGCCAGCAAGCACGGCGTGGACTGGACAGAGTTCCGCAAGCAGATGAAGAAAGAACACCGCTGGCACGTCGAAACCTACTAG
- a CDS encoding homoserine dehydrogenase — translation MGINVGLLGLGTVGSGTAKILLDTEGRHPLLRQITLAKVGVRSLDKPRSVEIPADCLTTDLESIVTDPAVDVVVELLGGLEPARTLILQAIAHGKHIVTANKAVIARYGHEIFTAANEAGVYVLLEAAVGGGIPVIQPLKQALGVNRIQAVTGIINGTTNYILTRMQREGGDFEPILADAQRLGYAEADPSADVDGLDAADKIAILASLAFGGRIKLSEVYSEGIRQVSAADITYAKGLGFVIKLLAIARRHIRSPGEDSVEELELRVHPTLVPESHPLASVNDVYNAILVEGDPIGQVMFFGPGAGEGPTASAVVSDIVNIAATLVSGQGREVTPKTANPLLACSHQHYCKVSPMADIVSRFYVRLLAKDEPGVIGRLGLCFGDHAVSLESIVQTGIHDDGAEIVIVSHEVTESNFQTALDEIRAFPEIASVASVIRVL, via the coding sequence TTGGGTATCAACGTTGGGCTGCTGGGGTTGGGCACGGTGGGATCGGGCACCGCCAAGATTCTGCTGGATACAGAGGGCCGTCATCCGCTGCTGCGCCAGATTACCCTTGCCAAGGTGGGGGTGCGCAGCCTTGATAAGCCCCGTAGCGTTGAGATTCCCGCTGATTGCCTAACGACTGACCTAGAGAGCATCGTTACCGATCCCGCTGTGGATGTGGTGGTGGAACTGTTGGGTGGCCTAGAGCCCGCCCGCACCCTAATTTTGCAGGCCATCGCCCACGGTAAACACATTGTTACCGCCAATAAAGCGGTGATTGCCCGCTACGGCCATGAAATTTTTACGGCGGCGAACGAAGCCGGGGTCTACGTCCTGCTGGAAGCGGCGGTGGGGGGCGGCATTCCCGTCATTCAACCCCTGAAGCAAGCCCTGGGGGTAAACCGGATCCAGGCCGTCACCGGGATCATCAACGGCACCACCAACTATATCCTCACCCGAATGCAGCGGGAGGGCGGCGACTTTGAGCCGATTCTGGCCGATGCCCAGCGGTTGGGCTATGCCGAGGCCGATCCCTCCGCCGATGTGGACGGGCTAGATGCCGCCGACAAAATCGCCATCTTGGCCTCCCTCGCCTTTGGGGGCCGGATCAAGCTCTCTGAGGTCTACAGCGAGGGCATCCGCCAGGTTTCCGCCGCCGATATTACCTACGCCAAGGGCCTGGGGTTCGTCATCAAGCTGCTGGCCATCGCCCGCCGCCACATCCGATCCCCCGGCGAAGACAGCGTTGAAGAACTGGAACTGCGAGTCCACCCCACCCTGGTGCCAGAATCTCACCCATTGGCCTCCGTCAACGATGTGTACAACGCCATTTTGGTGGAAGGCGACCCCATCGGCCAGGTGATGTTCTTTGGGCCGGGGGCTGGGGAAGGGCCAACCGCCAGCGCCGTGGTGTCCGACATTGTGAACATTGCCGCCACCTTGGTTTCGGGCCAGGGCCGCGAGGTGACGCCGAAAACCGCCAACCCCCTGCTGGCCTGTAGCCACCAGCACTACTGCAAAGTCAGCCCCATGGCCGACATCGTCAGTCGGTTCTATGTGCGGCTGCTGGCCAAGGACGAACCGGGGGTGATTGGTCGGCTGGGCCTGTGCTTTGGGGATCATGCCGTCAGCCTAGAATCCATTGTGCAAACGGGCATCCACGACGACGGGGCCGAAATCGTCATCGTCAGCCACGAAGTGACCGAATCTAACTTCCAAACCGCCCTCGACGAAATTCGCGCCTTCCCCGAAATTGCCAGCGTCGCCAGCGTCATCCGCGTCCTGTAG
- a CDS encoding DUF1995 family protein: protein MTAIPDSLETAIAQAREATRAALQAGVPRMTVELVYTELKGMPVAEQFYPVLQEMGLAFKMYFPDAGAAALARRDWGEPEFSVRGIGEIKGQMEPDDQAYIFVEPSSVEVTQVEEMCNQAGDKFVIMLNPKLEDVATIGIGYAGRQLRERFLSTLEAAYYLRPMAGAVLLRAYPGPWQVWQETNEDNYTLVAELPQKPSGEALDRILLGEPSTDSSAAPSADASPRPKRGGFLSDLQNFLKALSQ from the coding sequence ATGACTGCCATTCCCGACAGCCTCGAAACCGCCATTGCCCAAGCCCGTGAGGCCACCCGTGCCGCCCTCCAGGCCGGAGTGCCCCGCATGACCGTAGAACTGGTCTATACCGAACTGAAGGGAATGCCCGTGGCGGAGCAGTTCTACCCGGTGCTGCAAGAGATGGGGCTGGCCTTCAAAATGTACTTCCCGGACGCGGGGGCGGCGGCCTTGGCGCGGCGAGACTGGGGCGAACCGGAGTTTTCGGTGCGGGGCATTGGCGAAATTAAGGGCCAGATGGAGCCGGACGACCAAGCCTATATTTTTGTAGAGCCGTCCTCGGTGGAAGTGACCCAGGTGGAGGAGATGTGCAACCAAGCCGGGGACAAGTTTGTGATTATGCTAAACCCCAAGCTGGAGGACGTGGCCACCATCGGCATCGGCTATGCGGGGCGGCAACTGCGGGAGCGATTCCTCAGCACCCTGGAAGCCGCCTATTACCTGCGGCCCATGGCGGGGGCGGTGCTGCTGCGGGCCTACCCTGGGCCTTGGCAGGTGTGGCAAGAAACCAACGAGGACAACTACACCCTGGTGGCGGAACTGCCCCAAAAGCCCTCCGGCGAAGCCTTGGATCGGATCCTGCTAGGGGAACCCTCCACCGACAGCAGCGCCGCCCCCAGTGCAGATGCTTCCCCACGGCCTAAACGGGGAGGATTCCTGTCGGATCTGCAAAACTTCCTCAAGGCGCTGAGCCAGTAG